The segment CGCGTTTGGGGCCGGGCCACGCGGGATGCAGTGCGCACACACGAGCGGAAGAGGAAGGGGGTGATCTTGCTCGCCATTGTGAATTGATTGAGCAGCGTCAATGGCGGTCGTCGGCGGAGGGGAGGCGGCAGGGCGAAGAGGCGAGGGAGTTGGTGGTCTTGAGAGAGCTTTCTCCAGTCGAAATGTCGACCAGTCCATGACCACGCCAGACGTTTGGTGGTGCTTGCAAATGGGTTGCTGTGATTGGGTGGTCGGCTGATTATCGGTAATGTTCCGCCCTACGCGAGGAGCGAGACTTTGCATGTTTGTACAACATGAAGCAATCGAACATTTGAGTTGGAACGTCGAAAATCGTTCCTTGCCTCCGACGATAGAAATTGGGATCCTCTTGCTTATGAATGGCATTCCTCCGAACATTTTAGCCCAACTGAGAATACGATGAACGGCAGCGCACTGTGAGGACAGGCAGCTTGGCCTAGGAACGTCCTCTAGCCCACCAACGACAGATGAGTTCATCAGCACAACTGCATTCATTTATCATGGTTAATCCAACATTCGACTACTCTCCAAGTTCTGTGAATAAATATGCTATACTATTCGGTCAAAAGCCCACTCATTCCGAGGCCATTACCCATCACAAAACTCTCTTCAGTTGGACGCAGCTGCAAACACCAACTACCTTCTGCTACCAGAGATGGCCACTGTTTTCCACCACATTCTATCAGCGTGCCTTCTTATAGACAACTGTCAATCAACGCTGTCTTACGTATCAGGAAAACAGTTACCCCAAACTTCATTACGTCTCAACTACCTGCATCTACTCCTCCAGCAAAGCCCTCAACTCATCTACAAAGCTCAATCTCCCCCCAACCAACCGCTTCGCCCTCTCCGCCCTCTCCGCACTCGTCTCATACTCGATTGGTAAATCAAAACTCGCCTTCTTTCCCACTATCATCTCCGCCACTCTCACACCACACCTCGCAGCAGCCGTCATCCCATGCCCATTGTACCCAGCGCTTATCCATAAGTGACCATCTCCACTACTGTCCCTCTCACCTCCAAACTCAGTAGGAACTCTACCAACCCAAGGATGGCCGTCATTTACGTAACCCATTATGCCCGTCCACTCGTACTGTGCGTCCAGCTGGCTCCTCTCTTCGTGGTCGGGACCACGCAACTTGAGACTCTGGCCAAGTTCGTGGCGAAGCTTCCGCCCAACGTCGGCATTTACGCTGCCGTCATCCCAAATGCCCTCCTCGGCACCAGAGGCAGCATATCTCTCCCCGCCAAGGATGAGAATCCCGTCACCATCCCGCTGGATCAAATAGCTCTCGTGTCTGCCCCTTGCCCAGACATGCGTATGTTCAAGCGGCACATCgcccgtcggcggcgtcaacCCCACAATTTGCCCGCGAACCGGCGTGATGATGCCCGTCATCTTGGGCAGCAGACAAGACGTGTAGGCGTTCGAGGCGAGGAGTACATCCTTGGCGGCAACCTGTCCCCTGCGAGTATGCACGATCCACCCATCGTCACAGTGTTGCAAATACTCGACCGGCGTGTTGGTCTGCATATTAAAGGTATCCGGGAACTCCCTCAGCAGACTCTCAAGAACCCACGCCACGAGCTTATACGGCCACAGCTTGGCGGCGTGAGGCTGGTACACTGCAGCACAGGCCTGCGGGACACGAAGCGCCCTCCTCCCACgttcgtccttgacgagaATAGCCTTCTCTGCGAGATCAGGGT is part of the Metarhizium brunneum chromosome 4, complete sequence genome and harbors:
- the puuB_0 gene encoding Gamma-glutamylputrescine oxidoreductase; protein product: MTGTTLEKGQSGLPTPDSTHSYWHREPSAVLLGHRTTEKLPPAADVIVVGSGITGAFAARELANEGRNVLLLEAREACWGATGRNGGHCQPMVYGSKPSIARFELGTYDFLKGFIARNKIPCHWHTVGGVHGIFDDDVLAAVEEIIERLKTSHPDLAEKAILVKDERGRRALRVPQACAAVYQPHAAKLWPYKLVAWVLESLLREFPDTFNMQTNTPVEYLQHCDDGWIVHTRRGQVAAKDVLLASNAYTSCLLPKMTGIITPVRGQIVGLTPPTGDVPLEHTHVWARGRHESYLIQRDGDGILILGGERYAASGAEEGIWDDGSVNADVGRKLRHELGQSLKLRGPDHEERSQLDAQYEWTGIMGYVNDGHPWVGRVPTEFGGERDSSGDGHLWISAGYNGHGMTAAARCGVRVAEMIVGKKASFDLPIEYETSAERAERAKRLVGGRLSFVDELRALLEE